One genomic segment of Pseudorca crassidens isolate mPseCra1 chromosome X, mPseCra1.hap1, whole genome shotgun sequence includes these proteins:
- the SLC10A3 gene encoding P3 protein isoform X1, which yields MTGVPTRSESPRRRPHKAGTRGSVATRVRTRCRPTATRKADKPARARHHVAPRHATSGRDPPRPPEEELCYQGRQHRARPCPWTLLRTTRRHPQSCSPKPQGARAPHLLGGAMVFRRWLGLGGGSVCTGPRGMLRASLLLLSLLWGARGTASASLSAAVGRTVPLTGRRYLSIGDGSVTEFEFPEESEGIIVVSSQYPGQGNGTGPSPVLRVTSLDTELLTIRNVSAIAWAGGGGFVVSIHSGLPGLAPLHLQLLDPCEAPPTLVEERRDFCIKVSRAEDPAALGTDLAHFSENPVLYLLLPLIFVNKCSFGCKVELEVLKGLLQSPQPMLLGLLGQFLVMPFYAFLMAKVFMLPKALALGLIITCSSPGGGGSYLFSLLLGGDVTLAISMTFISTVAATGFLPLSSAIYSRLLSSHETLHVPISKILGTLLFIAIPIAAGVLIRSKLPRFSQLLLQVIKPFSFVLLLGGLFLACHMGVFILAGVRLPIVLVGLTVPPVGLLVGYCLATCLKLPVAQRRTVSIEVGVQNSLLALAMLQLSLRRLQADYASQAPFLVALSGTSEMLALVTGHFIYSSVCAVP from the exons ATGACTGGGGTGCCTACGCGGAGCGAGTCGCCCCGGCGGCGACCGCACAAGGCTGGGACCCGCGGCTCGGTGGCCACACGAGTCCGCACCCGGTGCCGACCGACCGCCACCCGGAAGGCTGACAAGCCGGCGCGCGCGCGCCACCACGTCGCTCCCAGACACGCCACATCCGGTCGGGACCCGCCCCGGCCGCCAGAG GAAGAGCTCTGCTATCAAGGAAGGCAGCACAGGGCCAGGCCTTGCCCATGGACCCTTCTCAGGACAACCCGACGGCACCCGCAGAGCTGCTCTCCTAAGCCGCAGGGGGCCCGGGCTCCTCACCTTTTGGGAGGAGCCATGGTGTTTAGAAGGTGGCTGGGCCTGGGGGGTGGCAGTGTCTGCACGGGCCCCCGAGGCATGCTCAGGGCCAGCCTGCTGCTTCTCAGCCTGCTCTGGGGGGCGCGGGGCACAGCCAGCGCCAGTCTCAGCGCGGCTGTGGGCCGTACCGTGCCCCTGACAGGGCGCCGCTACCTGAGCATTGGGGATGGCTCCGTGACGGAGTTTGAGTTCCCAGAGGAGAGCGAGGGCATCATTGTGGTCTCAAGCCAGTACCCGGGCCAGGGCAACGGGACGGGGCCCAGCCCCGTGCTGAGGGTCACCTCCCTGGACACAGAGCTGCTGACCATCAGGAACGTGAGTGCCATAGCCTGGGCTGGTGGGGGCGGCTTCGTGGTGAGCATCCACTCGGGCCTGCCTGGGCTAGCGCCACTCCACCTCCAGCTCCTGGACCCCTGTGAGGCCCCGCCCACGCTGGTTGAGGAGCGGAGAGATTTCTGCATCAAGGTCTCACGTGCTGAAGACCCTGCCGCCCTTGGCACTGACTTGGCCCACTTCTCAGAGAACCCAGTACTCTACCTGCTCCTGCCTCTTATCTTTGTCAACAAGTGTTCATTTGGGTGCAAAGTAGAGCTCGAAGTTCTGAAGGGGCTCCTGCAGAGCCCCCAGCCCATGCTGCTGGGCCTCCTGGGCCAGTTTCTGGTTATGCCCTTCTATGCCTTTCTGATGGCTAAGGTCTTCATGCTGCCCAAGGCCCTGGCTCTGGGCCTCATCATCACTTGCTCGTCGCCCGGCGGCGGGGGGAGCTACCTCTTCAGCCTCCTCCTTGGGGGGGATGTCACCCTGGCCATCTCCATGACCTTCATCTCAACAGTGGCTGCCACCGGCTTCCTGCCGCTGTCCTCGGCCATCTACAGCCGCCTGCTCAGCAGCCACGAAACACTCCACGTGCCCATTTCCAAGATCCTGGGGACCCTGCTGTTCATCGCCATCCCCATAGCAGCGGGCGTGCTGATCAGGTCGAAGCTCCCCAGGTTCTCGCAGCTGCTGCTGCAGGTCATCAAGCCCTTCAGCTTCGTGCTGCTCCTGGGCGGCCTCTTCCTGGCCTGCCACATGGGGGTCTTCATCCTGGCGGGCGTCAGGCTGCCCATTGTGCTGGTGGGCCTCACAGTGCCCCCGGTCGGCCTCCTGGTGGGTTACTGCCTGGCCACGTGCCTGAAGCTGCCAGTGGCCCAGCGTCGGACTGTCAGCATTGAGGTCGGGGTGCAGAACAGCCTGCTGGCCTTGGCCATGCTGCAGCTGTCCCTCCGCCGCCTTCAGGCTGACTATGCCTCCCAGGCCCCCTTCCTTGTGGCACTGAGTGGCACCTCAGAGATGCTGGCCTTAGTTACTGGCCACTTCATCTATAGCAGTGTGTGTGCAGTTCCCTGA
- the SLC10A3 gene encoding P3 protein isoform X2 encodes MTLKCPNLLSAGRLPWHPWAVLQRFRPSGGTAAAASQSRKSSAIKEGSTGPGLAHGPFSGQPDGTRRAALLSRRGPGLLTFWEEPWCLEGRRYLSIGDGSVTEFEFPEESEGIIVVSSQYPGQGNGTGPSPVLRVTSLDTELLTIRNVSAIAWAGGGGFVVSIHSGLPGLAPLHLQLLDPCEAPPTLVEERRDFCIKVSRAEDPAALGTDLAHFSENPVLYLLLPLIFVNKCSFGCKVELEVLKGLLQSPQPMLLGLLGQFLVMPFYAFLMAKVFMLPKALALGLIITCSSPGGGGSYLFSLLLGGDVTLAISMTFISTVAATGFLPLSSAIYSRLLSSHETLHVPISKILGTLLFIAIPIAAGVLIRSKLPRFSQLLLQVIKPFSFVLLLGGLFLACHMGVFILAGVRLPIVLVGLTVPPVGLLVGYCLATCLKLPVAQRRTVSIEVGVQNSLLALAMLQLSLRRLQADYASQAPFLVALSGTSEMLALVTGHFIYSSVCAVP; translated from the exons ATGACACTCAAATGCCCTAACCTGCTCTCAGCGGGCCGGCTTCCTTGGCATCCCTGGGCAGTCCTTCAGAGATTTCGTCCCAGTGGTGGTACTGCTGCAGCTGCGTCTCAGAGCAG GAAGAGCTCTGCTATCAAGGAAGGCAGCACAGGGCCAGGCCTTGCCCATGGACCCTTCTCAGGACAACCCGACGGCACCCGCAGAGCTGCTCTCCTAAGCCGCAGGGGGCCCGGGCTCCTCACCTTTTGGGAGGAGCCATGGTGTTTAGAAG GGCGCCGCTACCTGAGCATTGGGGATGGCTCCGTGACGGAGTTTGAGTTCCCAGAGGAGAGCGAGGGCATCATTGTGGTCTCAAGCCAGTACCCGGGCCAGGGCAACGGGACGGGGCCCAGCCCCGTGCTGAGGGTCACCTCCCTGGACACAGAGCTGCTGACCATCAGGAACGTGAGTGCCATAGCCTGGGCTGGTGGGGGCGGCTTCGTGGTGAGCATCCACTCGGGCCTGCCTGGGCTAGCGCCACTCCACCTCCAGCTCCTGGACCCCTGTGAGGCCCCGCCCACGCTGGTTGAGGAGCGGAGAGATTTCTGCATCAAGGTCTCACGTGCTGAAGACCCTGCCGCCCTTGGCACTGACTTGGCCCACTTCTCAGAGAACCCAGTACTCTACCTGCTCCTGCCTCTTATCTTTGTCAACAAGTGTTCATTTGGGTGCAAAGTAGAGCTCGAAGTTCTGAAGGGGCTCCTGCAGAGCCCCCAGCCCATGCTGCTGGGCCTCCTGGGCCAGTTTCTGGTTATGCCCTTCTATGCCTTTCTGATGGCTAAGGTCTTCATGCTGCCCAAGGCCCTGGCTCTGGGCCTCATCATCACTTGCTCGTCGCCCGGCGGCGGGGGGAGCTACCTCTTCAGCCTCCTCCTTGGGGGGGATGTCACCCTGGCCATCTCCATGACCTTCATCTCAACAGTGGCTGCCACCGGCTTCCTGCCGCTGTCCTCGGCCATCTACAGCCGCCTGCTCAGCAGCCACGAAACACTCCACGTGCCCATTTCCAAGATCCTGGGGACCCTGCTGTTCATCGCCATCCCCATAGCAGCGGGCGTGCTGATCAGGTCGAAGCTCCCCAGGTTCTCGCAGCTGCTGCTGCAGGTCATCAAGCCCTTCAGCTTCGTGCTGCTCCTGGGCGGCCTCTTCCTGGCCTGCCACATGGGGGTCTTCATCCTGGCGGGCGTCAGGCTGCCCATTGTGCTGGTGGGCCTCACAGTGCCCCCGGTCGGCCTCCTGGTGGGTTACTGCCTGGCCACGTGCCTGAAGCTGCCAGTGGCCCAGCGTCGGACTGTCAGCATTGAGGTCGGGGTGCAGAACAGCCTGCTGGCCTTGGCCATGCTGCAGCTGTCCCTCCGCCGCCTTCAGGCTGACTATGCCTCCCAGGCCCCCTTCCTTGTGGCACTGAGTGGCACCTCAGAGATGCTGGCCTTAGTTACTGGCCACTTCATCTATAGCAGTGTGTGTGCAGTTCCCTGA
- the SLC10A3 gene encoding P3 protein isoform X3, which produces MVFRRWLGLGGGSVCTGPRGMLRASLLLLSLLWGARGTASASLSAAVGRTVPLTGRRYLSIGDGSVTEFEFPEESEGIIVVSSQYPGQGNGTGPSPVLRVTSLDTELLTIRNVSAIAWAGGGGFVVSIHSGLPGLAPLHLQLLDPCEAPPTLVEERRDFCIKVSRAEDPAALGTDLAHFSENPVLYLLLPLIFVNKCSFGCKVELEVLKGLLQSPQPMLLGLLGQFLVMPFYAFLMAKVFMLPKALALGLIITCSSPGGGGSYLFSLLLGGDVTLAISMTFISTVAATGFLPLSSAIYSRLLSSHETLHVPISKILGTLLFIAIPIAAGVLIRSKLPRFSQLLLQVIKPFSFVLLLGGLFLACHMGVFILAGVRLPIVLVGLTVPPVGLLVGYCLATCLKLPVAQRRTVSIEVGVQNSLLALAMLQLSLRRLQADYASQAPFLVALSGTSEMLALVTGHFIYSSVCAVP; this is translated from the coding sequence ATGGTGTTTAGAAGGTGGCTGGGCCTGGGGGGTGGCAGTGTCTGCACGGGCCCCCGAGGCATGCTCAGGGCCAGCCTGCTGCTTCTCAGCCTGCTCTGGGGGGCGCGGGGCACAGCCAGCGCCAGTCTCAGCGCGGCTGTGGGCCGTACCGTGCCCCTGACAGGGCGCCGCTACCTGAGCATTGGGGATGGCTCCGTGACGGAGTTTGAGTTCCCAGAGGAGAGCGAGGGCATCATTGTGGTCTCAAGCCAGTACCCGGGCCAGGGCAACGGGACGGGGCCCAGCCCCGTGCTGAGGGTCACCTCCCTGGACACAGAGCTGCTGACCATCAGGAACGTGAGTGCCATAGCCTGGGCTGGTGGGGGCGGCTTCGTGGTGAGCATCCACTCGGGCCTGCCTGGGCTAGCGCCACTCCACCTCCAGCTCCTGGACCCCTGTGAGGCCCCGCCCACGCTGGTTGAGGAGCGGAGAGATTTCTGCATCAAGGTCTCACGTGCTGAAGACCCTGCCGCCCTTGGCACTGACTTGGCCCACTTCTCAGAGAACCCAGTACTCTACCTGCTCCTGCCTCTTATCTTTGTCAACAAGTGTTCATTTGGGTGCAAAGTAGAGCTCGAAGTTCTGAAGGGGCTCCTGCAGAGCCCCCAGCCCATGCTGCTGGGCCTCCTGGGCCAGTTTCTGGTTATGCCCTTCTATGCCTTTCTGATGGCTAAGGTCTTCATGCTGCCCAAGGCCCTGGCTCTGGGCCTCATCATCACTTGCTCGTCGCCCGGCGGCGGGGGGAGCTACCTCTTCAGCCTCCTCCTTGGGGGGGATGTCACCCTGGCCATCTCCATGACCTTCATCTCAACAGTGGCTGCCACCGGCTTCCTGCCGCTGTCCTCGGCCATCTACAGCCGCCTGCTCAGCAGCCACGAAACACTCCACGTGCCCATTTCCAAGATCCTGGGGACCCTGCTGTTCATCGCCATCCCCATAGCAGCGGGCGTGCTGATCAGGTCGAAGCTCCCCAGGTTCTCGCAGCTGCTGCTGCAGGTCATCAAGCCCTTCAGCTTCGTGCTGCTCCTGGGCGGCCTCTTCCTGGCCTGCCACATGGGGGTCTTCATCCTGGCGGGCGTCAGGCTGCCCATTGTGCTGGTGGGCCTCACAGTGCCCCCGGTCGGCCTCCTGGTGGGTTACTGCCTGGCCACGTGCCTGAAGCTGCCAGTGGCCCAGCGTCGGACTGTCAGCATTGAGGTCGGGGTGCAGAACAGCCTGCTGGCCTTGGCCATGCTGCAGCTGTCCCTCCGCCGCCTTCAGGCTGACTATGCCTCCCAGGCCCCCTTCCTTGTGGCACTGAGTGGCACCTCAGAGATGCTGGCCTTAGTTACTGGCCACTTCATCTATAGCAGTGTGTGTGCAGTTCCCTGA